Below is a window of Tolypothrix bouteillei VB521301 DNA.
CTGCCGTCCACATTTCTAATGTGAGGGCGTTTTGGCAAAGGTATTGATTTTTAGTCAAAGTATTGCTGGTGGCGTAGGCTTGGGTTGGATGTTCTATATTTTTCTAGATACTAAATAATTTCTCGTATAAATTTTCATTTTTTTCTTTATACTTTCTTAAGATTTGTACAACCACCAAAGCCAAAAATTATCGAGTATACTTGTGGCACCCAAGTACCCTTATTCAGTAATTATACCCAACTAAAAGTTAAACAACTCAGTTAACTTTTAGATCGGGTATAAAATGCTCAAGGTTTTATAGCAATCCTATTTGATTTATGAAATACACATAGGGGAGCCATCCTCGTATGCGGGTTACTCGCGCACGGTGGTGTGGCATAGAGCACGTTACCTTGCCTAAAGTACTTAGAATTTTTACGAATGATTTAGGATTGCTATATAAAAGTCAAATATGGTTAGTAAATTCAGCCAATTTTCCTAGCGTATTAGACATTACGGGCTTTGAATGAGCATTGTTATCACAATACTTACTGAAGCGTTACAAGTACACAATTATTCAAATCAAGAAGTAACAATGTCACAAGAAACAGTCGTTCAATTTTTTGATGCTGCATTTCAGGATCAAATCATACAGGGACAATTGAATTATGCTTTTGCTGCGATCGCACCAGAAGCCCTGATCCAAATTGCTGGCGAGAATGGTTATAGTTTTACAGCTGGAGAATTACAAGCGGTTTTAGAACAACAGGCGGAATTGTCTGATGAACAGTTAAATTCCGTGGCTGGAGGTAGAGCGGCATATTTTGTCCGTGAAGGCGGTCCTATCTTTGCACAAAAGCAGTCCTACGATTCTCCGATGCGCGATGAATTAGGTGACGAAGAGGTTGATTTTGCCACGAATTCCAATACCTCTGCTGTGGAAGCCTTTCGCTCACTTACAGATTGATCGGTAACCATACTCTTGAGCTTGGTTGATGGGGAGATTTGATAAATGCTGAGATCTTCCCAATCCATCAAGCTGAGTGAAGCCTATAAGATTTTTCTGAAAGACATAAAATCATACCAATTTGAACAAAGAATGCGATAGATAGTTGGACTAAAGCAAGCCCAGAAAAGGCTTTCTCAATTTAAAATCTCAAATCCAAAATGGTATCAGCGTTTAACTCATAACAATCAGTACTATTTATTAAGTTTTTCTTGGAAGAATTTATGACATCTGGCGAGAAAAGAAAAGTTCAATTTGTCATTAAAAGTTCTAAGTTTTGCAATCTTCGCTGTCGTTACTGCTATGAATACGCGGAGTTAGGCAATCGTGAAGCGATCGCACCAGAGCAGTTAGATCGGATGTATGCTCATATTGCCAGTTATTACAGTCGCCTCGATCGCCCGGTAGAGATCCAGTTTATTTGGCATGGTGGTGAACCTCTTTTACAACATCCAGACTATTACTGGCGAACTTTTGACCGTCAGCAACAAATTTTTGGAGAACTGGCTGATTCCGTTACAAATACTGTTCAGACTAATTTGACTGTACTGAACAAACACCAGATTCATTTGTTGCGGGAAGGATTTGATGGTGTAGGAGTTTCTATAGATTTATTTGGGGGTCTGCGGGTTAATCAAACAAACGTAGATTCTTTAGACAGAGTTTTAGCAAATATGGATTGTTTGCGCTCTGAAAAAGTGCGTTTTGGATGTATCACGGTTTTAACTCAGTTGAATTTACCTTATTTGGAAGAAATTTATAAATTTTATAACAAAATAAAAATACCATTTCGAGTTTTACCACTCTTTAATGGAGCATTTGATGGACAACATCAAGGATATGAAATCAGCCCTAATGAGGTTTTAATCGCTTATTGTACCTTGTTCGATCTGTGGTTGGAAAGTAAAAAACCAGTCATTGTTAGACCAATTATTGATTATATTAAACAGGTAATTCAATACTATACTCCTAATACAAAACCAAATTTCTATAATAAAAGAGAATGGGAATCTATTTATTTGGTCAATATCAATGGTGACATCTATAGTTATGCAGATGCTTATAACATTGACTTTTGTCATGGCAATGTGTTTGCAACGCCTATGGAAAATATCATTCTTAGCTCAGGACATCAAAAAGCTATAGCAGCAGCAGAAAAACGCATGGCGTCTGCATGTCATTCATGTAAATATTTTGGCAGTTGTAGTGGTTATCCCGTTGCAGAAGAAAGTGTAATTCACAATCAAATGGATGAAGTAGGTCACGCCCACTGCACGAAAGAAAAAGGAATTTTGCAGTATATCGAGAAACGTTTAAAAGAAACTGGAATCATTAATCCAATAACACGCCAAGTCAATATCAATCAAGATTATATTTCTAAACATATCTTGGGTTTGGATATTTCCGTATGATTTTGTGGCAATGGAAATCGACTAGCTTATTAATTGATTTGAGAGGAGACTATGTTAGCCCAAAGTAAATTGATATGCGTACAAGAAGGAACCAAGGTTGTTTTGGATACTAATGTAGTTAGCCAAAGCCCCAGAATCTGGCTGAGTTCGGGGACGACACGGGAAATTCAACCCTTACCAGAACATATCAAATATCGCCCTGATTCGTTCGTACCCAAAGAACCATGGAAAGAACCGAACCCAACAGAATATCACCGTCTTGGTATTAATGAACCGCTCTCCCACCTTAGTTCTTGGGATCTGGGATCGTATATTGGTGTTTGTCGCTTTCCAGATGAGATTTTAGCACCATTGGAAGTCATACTTGAAGAGTTAAACACGAGAACTAAAACACTTCAATACTATCCACCTGCTAATACGCACCCAGAATATCAGAGTGCAATGACCAAAATCATCAATTATTTATCCTATTATTGTCTGTCGCATGAGCCACCAAAACTACTGGGTCTGCAAGTGACATTACCCGGATTGCGAACACTCACAATGGAGAACGCCGATTATTTTGTAGGAATGCACCTTGATAGTTGGGATCGAGCACCACTCAGACGCAGGCATAAATCCAGAAATCGGATCTGTATTAACTTGGGACGAGAAGAGCGCTTCTTTTTATTTATTAACCTCCCACTTATGCAGATGTTCG
It encodes the following:
- a CDS encoding Nif11-like leader peptide family natural product precursor, encoding MSQETVVQFFDAAFQDQIIQGQLNYAFAAIAPEALIQIAGENGYSFTAGELQAVLEQQAELSDEQLNSVAGGRAAYFVREGGPIFAQKQSYDSPMRDELGDEEVDFATNSNTSAVEAFRSLTD
- a CDS encoding radical SAM protein, which gives rise to MTSGEKRKVQFVIKSSKFCNLRCRYCYEYAELGNREAIAPEQLDRMYAHIASYYSRLDRPVEIQFIWHGGEPLLQHPDYYWRTFDRQQQIFGELADSVTNTVQTNLTVLNKHQIHLLREGFDGVGVSIDLFGGLRVNQTNVDSLDRVLANMDCLRSEKVRFGCITVLTQLNLPYLEEIYKFYNKIKIPFRVLPLFNGAFDGQHQGYEISPNEVLIAYCTLFDLWLESKKPVIVRPIIDYIKQVIQYYTPNTKPNFYNKREWESIYLVNINGDIYSYADAYNIDFCHGNVFATPMENIILSSGHQKAIAAAEKRMASACHSCKYFGSCSGYPVAEESVIHNQMDEVGHAHCTKEKGILQYIEKRLKETGIINPITRQVNINQDYISKHILGLDISV